The following is a genomic window from Phalacrocorax carbo chromosome 19, bPhaCar2.1, whole genome shotgun sequence.
GGTGTCTGGGTGGGGCTGCGCATTCCTGCTATCGCATCCAGggtgtcccctgcagccccaggcccCTCGGACTGGCCCCCGCGGCGGGCAGGGCTCCTGCCCCGGCGGCGGCACAACGTACCCACAAACCTTACAGTCCGGCGCAGGAAGGAGTTGAAGTTGCAGCCGCCGGCGTTAATGCTGCCCTCGGCACCGGCGCGTCCCTTCAGCCGGGACTGCAGGCAGTACACGATGCCCTCCCCGACCATGATCTGGGGAGGAACCGGCAGCTCAGGGGGTGCTGCCCCGTGGGGATCGGGGGGTCCCGGCTGTCAGCGGTGCCTGCTTGCAGATGCACGGCACCGCCAGGCTCCCCACACcggtgtccccctccccgtgctgcTGGCACTGGGACCCCAAGCCCCGGCTCTGCCGCTGGGTGGGGTCCGTCATCCTTCCCCCGCAGCGGGATGAGCCCTGGGACGCACCGAGGCGGCGGGCGCGGCGAAGGCCAGGCTGAGCAGCATGAGAAGGGGGATGAGCTCCTCGTTGGTCTCCACATAGGGCATGGAGAGCGCGCGGTCGTAGCACTGGAAGCCCACCTTGGCTGGCTTGAAGAGGTCCGTCAGCTCCAGGAAGTAGAGCGTCACGATGGAGGAGGCCACGATGGGCAGCTGGGGGGGTGACAGCGTCAGGACCACCGCGCCGCCCGCTTCGATGGGCACCGGCGTCGCCGGGAAGGGGCAAAGCCCCAGTCGCCTCCACGCCAGGGCAGGACCAGGGCCTGGGGAAGAAGCCCCCCAcaccacccctgccccacacccacCTCCACGAAGTAGAAGCAAGGCAGGAGCGTCATGCTGTCCTTGGGAGCCCGGGCCTTCTCCTTGGGGGGGATCATGGTCTTGGGGCAGGTGCCGGGGTCCCGTCGGGCTGCGCCTCCGCCCTGCCGTGGGGCAGCAGCGTCACCCCCGGCTCTCGGCCCTATGGGGGGGCCGGGCagccccccggctcccctccTCCAGCCGCTCACCGGGGGGAAGCCGCCGGTACTCGGGGGCTGCCCCCGCCAgggcccccctccccgggcatCACGGCGGGGCGAGCCGGGCCGGAGCTGTCCCCGCTCCCCGCaggggacccccagcaccccgggggGGTCCGGCCGAGCAGGGGGCTGCGACAACAGGTGGGGCGGAGGCTCGGCTGTCGCGACAGGCGGCCACTACCGCGACAGGCGGCGAGGCTGCTGCGGAGGGCGTGGAGAGGAGGTGTGCCCCCCGCAGAGCCGGGCCGAGGATGGGGGTCCCCGGGTaccccccggccccagcccctaAAACTGCCACCTATCCCCGGCTGcaaaaaggggggaggggggccgaTAGCGGGGATGGAGCAGCGAGGGGCAATGGGCaaggggggggggcgggggcaaTATCGGGGAGGTATTAACGGGGGGCGTTgaggggggcaggcagggggctcAGCCCGcggcaggggccggggggggggagcggggcgccGCCGGCGGTGCCGCAGCCGCGGGCGGGGgtcggggctggggggggggggcggggagcggcccTTTGTGCagcccgcggccgccccccgccccactcACCTCTGCTgcggccgccccggggccgcggggggccgggggggcggcgggggcggcggcggcgggggtccCCTGCAGCCGGGATGCTCCTGCCTTGGCGGagcgcggggagcggcggcttcctccgcccccgccgcctcctcctcctcctccgccaccgcctcctccccaccgccccccgccccgccccgccgctcccggccccTCCCGGGGCGCTGAACACCCCCACGGGGCCGGGgatgggggtctgggggagtTGGGGGCAAGACAaagggccgggcggggccgggggcagcgAGCAGGATCGACCCTCCCCCGCACCGCTCTGCACCCCCGAAAGCTGCTCTGCACCCCgggctctgcagcaggcagcggTGGGGGGTCCCCCCTCGCCCGGCCCCCCCCAAATCAGCCCTCTCCCCCCATGTGCTGCGGGGCTGTGGGGGTcgcacccccaccccggggaccctccctccctgcacagccccCACCCTCGCCGAGCTCCCCcgccctgcagctggggtgaCCCCAAGCCGGGGCTCCCGCAGCATGGGGGTGCATGACTCCCAAACCCACCCCTGCAGAGCTccgccagccccggcacccaccTGAGCTCCACCAGATGGGGTCCGTGGGGCACCTGCTCTCCCCGGGGGCCTCGGAGGTGACTTGGGGGACGAACCCTTTTCCCGTGCTTGGTGGGGCCGGTGGTGGCACAGGAGCATGGGGGACGAAGTCCTTAGCTGGAGCCTCGAGTCTCCCCAAATTCAGGGCTGGGGAAGCAGGTGTAACACCCTCTGTCCCCCCAGGGACTTCCAGCACCTCTCGGGGGAGGCTGAGGCACCCCTGCCCTGTCCGCCCTGCCTTTGCTGGCCCACGCTTGCAGCGGATCCTAGTCCTGACCAATCCCTACCCTGTACCCCCCATCCTGTGCGCCATGTCCTGCACCCCACACTtagcctgctgcctcccctgcaCCCATTCACGGTCCCGTCCAGGCTCTGCGCGGCCCCACACCACGGCACCGGCCACCACATGTTGCCCTTGTTCCATTTTTGGCCCTAAGCGTGCAGAAATCTCCCGGCGTATTTAACACTAAATCCTGACCCCTGGAAGCCGCCGTTAAGCCGCTCTCCCTGTGGAAAATCCCCCGCTGGAGCCAGAGTCGGGCACCCCCAGAGCTGGCGATGCTCCCGCCTGTATGGCGCGACCCCTTCCCGCCATGTGCTGCCCAACACATGGGGAGAGAGCGGGGAGACGAAGCCAGCCCCACAGAGGGACCCCCTCGCCGCCGAGGCACCCTGGCCCCCAGGTCCCAGCACCCTCCTTGCCGGTGTCCCCGTCCGGCCAGGGTCGGGGGCGTTGGTTGGCGTTGGGGGTCGGGAGGGTTGGTTGGTGCCGGGAGCTGGGGGACCAGCCGGGGCGTCGATGGCTCGGGGTGGTGGGGTGCCTGCGCAGCCAGACAAAGGCAACGCGGCGACCTTGAGCTGTAAGAGCTGCTGGTgcatgaggaggaggagggtgggctCCAGCCCCTTGCCCGGTTTCCCCACTCGGTCCCGGCAGCACCGGCGGGAGCCGGGCAGAGCctgcgggccggggccggcgcggcTGCGGGTGGCACCGGCCGTGGTGGGGAGGTCAGGGAGACCCCGGCCCCCAGCGGGCACGGAGCGatccccgggcccggcccggtgCCGCTGGGTCTCTCCGCGGGGGAGCCCCGAGGCGGGGTGAGGGGCGACGGGCCCGAGCCTGGGCGGGGGCGACGGGCGGCTCCGGAGCTCGGGGACGCGCCGGGACCGGCCGGAGCCGAGGCGGTGGCTCCGCTTAGTGGCACCGGGGAGAAAGGCAGAGGGGACTGGGGCTGCCACCGCCACCATCCCTGCCCCCGCCACCAccgccgccccgccaccgccaccgCACGCCGGCCCCCGCAGGAGCACCCCGCAGCCCCTTCGGGGCAAGGGGTCCCCCCCCGAGAACCCCCGCTAGGGGCCGGTggtcccagccccgctgcccttgTCCTTGCCAACCCCAAGGACAAACCCACGGGGGATGCTCGGCTCTGCTCCGCGGCCCCAGGCACCCACCGAAccggcacccagcacccaccaccaCGCTCCCACCgaccctccctgggcagccgggCAGGGGTCCCTGGTCcaggggggctgcggccaggcCTGGGCGCTGCCGCATGTGCCAGAGCCTTCACGTGCCAAGAGCCagattcatttttctctttgaaaacaaCAGCGCAGAAATCCCCCACGGCGGGTGCCAGGTCCGGCAGCTGGGACAGGCTGTTTCCGCCCTCCCGCACTGTTTGTGCCGGGAACTCTTGACCCCTTTTATaagctgaatatttaaaaacacttgGCCCACGCTGCGGAagcccccccgctcccccggtGCTGCCCCTTCCTGCCCGCCTGCCGCCCCAAAGCTGGACATAAAAGCAAGCTCCAGCCCCGGCTCCGGACAAGCAGGGTCCACCCCACGGAGCCCGCAGACCCCACGGCCAGGGCAGAGGCACCGCTGGGCTCCACCACAGCCATGGGGCCGACTCCCTTTCCCATCCTTGcctttgctctgctgctgggggcCACGGTGAACGGTgagtgacaccccccccccacgccccggGACAGGGACAGGCTGTGGCAGCGATGTCCCCAGCATGTGGAGGGGGGGTCCTGCCCGATTCCTGCCTCCACCTGCAGCCGCGGCCCACAGCGAGGGGTCCAGGGTCTCCGCGAGGAGTCTGCTGGGGTGACCCCGGCCCATGCTCCATCGGGCCGGCTGGGACGATGCCCGGCTAACCCGGCCTCTCTCCCGCCCGCAACAGGGCAGCCGCGGGGACGGATCCTGGGTGGCTACGAGGCCAAGCCCCACCTCAAGCCGTACATGGCCTCGCTGCAGCTGGACGGACAGCACGTCTGCGGGGGCTTCCTCATCGCCGAGCAGTGGGTGCTGAGTGCTGCCCACTGCACCGAGGAGACGTGAGTGCtggtggggggggcgggggggggctgctctgtgctggggtgTGGCTGCTGGCCTCAGGCCAAATCCCACCCCATGGCCCCAGCCCCAGTGTCGGAGCACCAGGGCTCTGCTCCCACCTGCGGCGATCCCCTGGGAGCTCCAGGCACCCTGGGCGGGGGTCTTtctggcaccccacagcaccctgttTCCATGGCTGGGTGCAGCAACACCCCCAGCCCTACGTGCCCCGTCGGGTGGGCAGAGCCCCCATGCCCCACACGCTGTCTCTCTTCCAGGGATGGCAAAGTCTTCCAGGTCCTCCTGGGCGCCCACTCGCTCACAGAGCCGGAGCCCCACAAACGCCTGTACCGGGTGCGCGCCCAGATCCCCCACCCCGGCAGCAACATCCACAACAACAAGGAtgacctcctcctcctccaggtgGGCTCGGGGTTGCCGGGACCCTCTTCCACCACCTGCCACGCACAGCCCACTCCTGCACATCCCTCTGCCCCTCGGGACCCTGTGGGGTCACCGACTGCAACGGGGGGAAAACGCTCGAGGCCAGGCTTGGGCTGCTCGGTCCCCTCTTCCCTGTCCCCTGGGGCCATCCCTATTTTCCCACCAGCGACCTTTGGGCTGCATCCAAATGCCTCCAACTTCCCTGCGGTCCTTGCGGCTGCGTCCCAGGGGCTGCGGGCAGAAGGTGAAGCCCTGAGCACCGCCGAGGCTGGGGCAGTCCcggtgccggggctgggctTGCCGTGCCCCGCTGGGTCCCGGGCCGCAGGCAGCCCCCGCTGACCTGGGTGCCCTCTTGCTTCgtggcagctggaggagaaagCGGAGCTCAACGCGCATGTGCAGGTGCTGCCGTTCCAGCGGGAGGACAGGGACGTGGCGGCCGACACGGTGTGCGAGGTGGCGGGCTGGGGCACCATCAGCCACAGCGGCCGCCGGCCGGACAAGCTCTACCAGGTGGAGCGGCCGGTGATCAGCCGCGACGTCTGCAACCAGCGCACCTACCATGACCGCACCATCACCGAGAAGATGATGTGCACCGACTCCCGCAGGAAGGACACCTGCAAGGTACTGCTCGCCTCGGCCTCCAGCCCCCTCCTTTCCTGGACATGAAGCCACGGCCAGACCCacgggctggggctgcagacCCCCTTGGGGGTCTGGGAGTGGGGGGGAGATACCTGCAGCCTGGAAGAGGCGAGGTtttggggctgcagggcaggatggggctgcgTCCCCAAGGTGATGGGGGCTCCTTGCCTTGTGCTGGCCATTGCAAAGCAGATCTTGTGAGCCTGGAGGCAGGGATGAGGCCACAGGCACGACCCAGTACCCACTGGGGGGTCTGCTGGGATGCCAGAGGCCGCCCCGAaagctgcccctgcctgccccaccaTGTCATGGCAGAGCAGGGACCTGGTCTGTCAAAGGGGAGGAGCATGGGCTGGTGAGGGAGGACAGGACTGACCCCAACCCACAGTTCCTGTGGGTGAAACTGTGGCTGAGAACATCCAGGGGCTGAAGCTCTGCCCCTCCACAGAGCTGTGGGTCAGGCGAGGACCCTCAGAtccagggctggggtgggagacGGGCTGAGATGGGCCAGCAAACCCTCGGCAGTGCTGATGAGCTGTGGTCCCGCAGGGAGACTCCGGTGGCCCCCTGGTCTGCAGCAGGGTGGCCGAGGGGGTGGTCACGGCCGGCTCCCGCGTCTGCGGCAACTACAAGAAACCCGCCATCTACACCCGCATCGCCCCGTACGCGGCCTGGATCGACAGCGTCATGGCCTCcatggctggggagggagacGCTCGGTGAGCCGTCCCCGGGGGCCCCGCTCCACGCCCCggcttgctgctgccagcacggCCAGAGCACCCACGCTGCCGCCCAGGGAAAGCCGCGCCGCCGAGCGCCGGGGGCTCCCGCTGCTGCCCCGACATGCTCCCGCAGCATCCCCCACGCCAGGAGGAGGTCTGACTGGCAAGAAATCAGGGGAAGGGGGCCCCCGGCCCCCTGCTCACAAAGCACGGGGTCCAgctgggggagggcagggggtcACAGCCCCCCATGCTGGTGCAAGCGACAGGCTTTGCTGAACGTGTCTGTAACGCTGACTGCAACCTGCTGCAATAAAGCAACGATGattcctgcagagctgccagggctggggtggggtgggggtccgCATGGGAGCCGCCCACCCAGGGGGCGCGGGCAAGCACCGGGGGAGCTGGACACAAGGTGGGGGGATACACTGAGCCTTTGGGGATGGTGTGGCCaggccccctgcaccccctggcATCGCCCCATCCCCTCCTTTGTGTTGGCCACGTGctgagaccccccccccacagACTCACTGCTGTGAGCGCctgagcccagctctgcccagagTGGGCTCCCCTCAAGGGGCACGTGGGCTCCGccggcaccccagcacccctccgGACCCCACTCCCACCCCCGCACGCTGCAGCcgagcacccccagcccctcgccccCGGCCGGGTGCCTGCGCCCACGGGGGGAGCAGGGGACACATCCTGCCGCACGGCGACGAGGTCCGGAGCTGGGACCTCCCGCAGGGTCGTCGTGCGACTCTGTTAAAGCAGAACCTGCGAATCGCCGGGAAGGCGGAGGTCGGCACCGGCTCCCGTGGCGGGGGGTGGGCAACGAGGCCGGGCAGGACCCGTGCAGGGACCCTCCACCCCTGTCCCAGGGAGCTGCGGAAAGGCAAAGGGGGCTGGACGGGGAGACGCTGACGCTCGGCTCTTGGCTTCGAGAGGGGCAGGGgtgaggcagagctgccccGGCCGGGCTCTGGCCCTCGCCCTGCATCCCCCATCGCGGCACAGCCAGTGCGGGACCTCGGTGCAGAGCAGCCCCTCGCCCTCCCGCAGATGGGGCTCCCCCACCCTTAGagggagcagggccagggcgAGGAtcagagcagggcagcagcacggcAGGGGATCGCGAGACCCTTCCAGCATCCCCAGCCCGGGAGCAGGGCAGAGTCGGGCGAGGCGCGGTGGACACGTGGCAGGAGGACGGTCAGTGCAGCCGAAGGCCCTCGTAtgggggatggaggaggagaaagtggTTCTGGACTTcaaaaggcaccttctgcccCTTGCTGCGCACGCAGCCGCCCCGGAGCTCACCCACGCCCCGGGGAGCTGCTCCCCACGCGGGGCTCCGGCTCGGGCGGGAGGCGAAGCAGGGCAGCGAGCATCCGTCCCCCCGCAGAGCGGCCGCTCGGTCCCGCCTCTGCACGGACCAAACATTAAATAACCCCAGACCTGTTCTCTGAGAAAAAGGAGATTAACAAGGGCCCGAGCTGATTACAGTTTTACTTACAGGGGAAGAGAGCCCTAACAAGGAGTTGTAGTTTCCTAATTAGCCATTTGATTTTCCTTAATTACCAGCAGAACAGCGAGGCAGAGACCGGCTCCACACAGCACAACGTGAAATCGAGCTGAGAGACAAGCTCTTTGCCATCAGCTCAATTTTTCACTAATAAATGAAAATGCGGTTCCAGAGGGAAAGGAATATACAAAAATGGGTTTGTTCTCTCCCTTAAATGGTCTCTGGGGACACCCAGGAGTTGTCTGGCTCGGCAGGAATTCGGCCAAGCCACAGATCAGCTCCAAGCATCTCCCTTGCGCCTTGTCAAAGGGCACGGATGCTCAGGCCCAGATCTGGAAAGGTGCTGAGCACCCTCAGCCTGGTTTGATCTCAGCAGAAGCACAGGGCAGGTCTTCCTCGGCAGCTCACCCacgagcaggcagctgcccgcTCCAGCCCCGTCCCGAGGGGCCCCACGCACACCCCGTCCCCACGGGCAGGTCCTTCCCCACTGGGGCTTCCGACAGCCACGCGCCCGGGGGAACCCGGAGCAACGGCTCCGAGGAGCTTCCGCCACCTGAAGGCCCCGAAGCCGCGCGGGGCTGGAGGCCACCTGCACCCCGCCTCGCCGGGAGGGCTCTCCTCGTGCAACTGAAAGCCCACCCTAAGAACCGAAGGGCCTTAGAGAGCACCGAGAGCCCGGGTCATCCGCCTAGAGGTGAGACAGCCAGGGCTGCGGCACGCAGGCGCGACGCTGGCACCGCTCGCGGGCAATGCCTAGCGCGTAAGAGCGGCCAGGGAAGGGGCGGCCGAGCACCGTCACACGAGGGGAAACGTGGGTGCGACGTGCGCCGACGGCGGGAGCCGCGTACCAGGAACACTCTTCCTCAGACGTGCCGAAGCGGCCGGCTTTGCCCGACGCCGGAGGCTTACGACAATCCTAATGACTTGatgctttctcctcctctgtccATAATAACCTCACAGAAGCTTGAAGACATTAAGTTTCCCCTTCCACTTTGGCAAACGACGTCAGCTCCTTCCCTAACAGACACGCAGTTAAACAGGGCTTTCCTGCTTCTCGTCCATTCGTGCATCAGCCACCCTGGCCCCGCGCTGCAACCCCAAAGGCACGCGAAAGGCTGCTGCAGTTTTGAACAGACCAAACATTCTATACAAAATTAAGGGAACTTTTATTTACAAAAGAGCTGCTGGTTCAGTGAGAGCCAGGCAGGGGTTTGCTCCAGGCTCTCGtgttcctgctcctcctcctccggagGAAGCAACGGCTCCGTGAGAACGCGGATAGGTACGATGATGGTGAAGTCTCCCATCAGAGGGACAAGTTTACTCGAAGGATGGAGAAGTGCAGGGAAACAGGGTGTAACAGCCCACGCTGCAGGTCCCCAGCGGCCCGTAGCAGAGGATGAGCTGGTAATTCGCTCCCCTCTCACTGGGGACTCTGTGACCACCCTCTGCCCAGGCAAGGGCTGACGCCGGGGCCCGGCCACTGAGCCCAGAGCCACAGACCCCGCCGGGCGCTCTCCTCCCAGCCAACACCGAGAGGGAAACCTCTGGCATTCCCTTCTAGCTCTTCCCGGTAAAAGGGGAAGAGCTCCCTCCTCTCTTTCTTACGGGAGAAAGATCAAGGCAAGAAAAGCGGCAGCACTGCTCGGAGGTCAGCCGCTTGGCACCGTCTCACGGGCAGCATCGGGACGATGCTTTCCAAGAGCTCCGAAGAGCtgctcttcctttgtcccagACGCCTCCACGGAAGGAGGGGAGCTCCGAGCAGCTCTTCCGCTCGGCGCCCGCTGTGCCCCGCGGCGGCAGCGCTCAGGGGTAGCTCAGGGGCATCCTCCTCCACAGCCCCCCGCACAAGCAGTTCTTGATCCAGCGCTGCTCCCACTGTTTCACCGCCGTGACTTTGTTTGGCGATTTCAGCATCGTAACGCAGCCGCACCTGGAAGGAAACAGAGAGGTGCGGCCGGGCCCAGGAGACACAGAGGCCCGGGAGAAAAGCCAGCGCTGCCGGGGCGTCTGTACGGATCGCTCGGGGAGCCAGGAACGCGAGGGGGAAACCGCTTTTGTCAGTTGCGGGAACCAAAAACCAGCTGAAACCATGCGAGCAATTATCTTAAATGAGGAGAGGCTATCTCGGAACAGAAGGCTGTCTTCAAGACAACAGCCCCCAGCTGCTATTTATACATAAAACAGCAGACAGCCATCTTGTAAAAATGATCTGCTACAGAGACTTTCTATTAAAACCAATAATTAAAGCTAATTCAGTCACACGATTAGATGGATGTTTGCTCCCCGCACCATTATTCTGAACGGCTCTTTTGTGAGGGTGGATGAAGACAACAGCACAAAAGGACTTAAAATGCAAACCTATTTTGAAAGATGACCCAAAAACGGCACCATGGATACCGTGACTATTTCTCCGAGAACACAGgtggttttatttaaagagcagccctgcaaaaCAAGCTGGGGATCTCTCATCTCTAATAAACACTCCTACAGGCCAAATTCTGGTCTCCATCTACCCGTGTAGCCTGACTGCTCTCCGATTTTCCTGTTAAAGCAATATCGTGGCACACAGTCAGCCCTTAGATGAAATGCAGCTCCATCACTGGCAACAACGAACGTAGTTAATTCTCACAAGAGCTGGGGTTGCCTTGCACCGGGCAAAGTAATAAGGTTTTTGATCTAACAGCCGCGCTGCAACAGTCGGCAGCAGCTCTCTGGAGTCAACAACGCTGCTCTTTAACGTGCATTTTAAAGACCTCAGCCCCCCAGGTTGGGAATGCCTTAAACACAACCACAACCGCTCCCTGCCGATGCAAGGGGTGGTGCCAGACACCAAAAGCCTTACTATCGAAGCAGCATTTCCTCTTGCAGACACAATTAACATAAAATGTTACTGGGATACCAGCTAGGACGGtaaacagagacaaaaagagCTTTCGAATGACCAAAAGAGCAGTCCAAGTTTCTGCCAAGACCTGCTCTGCACCGGAGGGATTACGCTTGCACCGCTTACCTGGTACACGACTTGCACTCCTCCGTGGGGTACGCTCCTAAATGAAGCCGCCTCAGATGATCGATTTTGGGCTGTCCAGGCGCCCTGGGCAGGAAGAAGAATGGGAACTTTTCCAGAACACCACTTTCTAAAAGCTGCTTCCAGGCCAGCGAGCTGCATTTCAGTCGCCAACATGACACAGGCTTTGACTACCCAGTCCATCGAGTGCCGCGGGATTCAGGGCCACGCTGACATGCCTAATCGCAAACCAgcatttttccccccatctcCGTTTGCCACCTCTTTCCAAAACTTTAAATGCCCAGCCCGTTGCAAGGTAAGACACGAATTCAAGCAGAGAGGATGCTGCTCTTGGGTCACACCAGCAAGTGGACGGAGCCAGAACACACAGGCGTCCCAAACCCGCTGCACAGCGATCCCAGGCCCCCCGACACCCTCTTCTCACCACGCCACCTACTCGTCCCGGGTCTCTGTACCTGACAAAGGCGTCGAACTGGGAAGAGACAGTGTGGCCAACGAGCCCAGGAGCTTTCCCAAACTGCAGCCGGACAAGCTGTTTGTTCTGCAGCTTGCTGATAATGCCGTCGTTGATGGGCAACCAGTCGATGTTGGGAATGAGCAACTGGCTGGGCAGGAGGCAACATTCGTCTATCAGGGTATCATCTGGCTCCGTTATGTGATTTTCCTCACGACCTGCATGGAACaatgaggcagagagagagaaccAGTGTGGTCTTTAAGTTTCTCATTTAGACATCGAGAGAACTGCCTGCGGTTTCCTCCTCCATCCGCCAACACAGCCCAGAAAACAATAAACTTGGCAGCCGTACGTGCCCTTTCTAAACACGACAGATCCACTCAGGAATTGCTCCCTGCAATTATTGCTTTCACGCACAATCCACATTAAGGAAGGATTCTTTTGTTCAGGGAAACTGGCAAACACTTACAGCACAGCCAGAGTTTGGTCAGGAGCCTGAAGAGGAGGGACATGCTGTCCTGGGTGTCAGAGGTCGCTGTGTAGACGGGGAGGCAGCTTGGCTTCAACAGTCCCCAAATACGGATCACCACCATCAGCTCCCTGAACATGCCCAAGGACGCTCCGTCCCGCAGAAAGCTGTGTCCCGGCCGCACAGGGGAGCCCtgcagaggggggaaaaaaacctcaagactGGGACGTAGACACAGCCTGCCAGAGCCACTGCTCTGTTTTCAGACGACTCCTTTTCCCAAGCAGTACACAGCCTGTGGAACTCGCTGCcggaggatgctgtgggggtcAGAGGCATGCAGAGGTTTGTAAAAGGTTTAAGCAAGTCAGGCACTGCTGAGCCCGCTTCTCTGAACGCGGCTGCCAGTCACTACATCACTGACACCCACGTGGACACAGAATGGACCATTTTGTACCTCTGCTGTTTCTTAGACTCTTCTCCCAAGCACCTGTTTTGATAGGAACACCGGGGTTGCGTGTGACTTGGCTAAAGCTACCCGAACGCTGCGCACGGGTTCTTTTGCTCCTCTCGGTCTGTTCTCGGGACCCCAGGCTCTCACCTGGTTAGGAAGGCTGGCCAGCAGGTAGAGCACAAAATCCCCCACCCACTGGatgagctgctgcagggactgCAACGTGTTCATCTCCAGGACAAATTCTTCTGTCTTCAAGTTAATCATCACCTTGTCAATGTCTGAAACACAAGCAAGACACCTCCTGGCTCAGGAAGAAGACGCAGCCAAACTTCA
Proteins encoded in this region:
- the CFD gene encoding complement factor D, yielding MGPTPFPILAFALLLGATVNGQPRGRILGGYEAKPHLKPYMASLQLDGQHVCGGFLIAEQWVLSAAHCTEETDGKVFQVLLGAHSLTEPEPHKRLYRVRAQIPHPGSNIHNNKDDLLLLQLEEKAELNAHVQVLPFQREDRDVAADTVCEVAGWGTISHSGRRPDKLYQVERPVISRDVCNQRTYHDRTITEKMMCTDSRRKDTCKGDSGGPLVCSRVAEGVVTAGSRVCGNYKKPAIYTRIAPYAAWIDSVMASMAGEGDAR